Proteins encoded together in one Thermodesulfobacteriota bacterium window:
- a CDS encoding electron transfer flavoprotein subunit alpha/FixB family protein, which yields MSIWVICEGQEGGYRASTLELLSQARRLVGGAGGQVVAVAVGDEAAAAQALRGAAHRVVAVQGPNLSPYAADPWVGAVAGVLSAGAPRLVLFAEGTRTRELLPRLAVRLGASALTNALGLEADGEAFLLTRPAFGGKAYATVRSGDRLCLAAFRPNSFDAGAEPVAETQFETHQASPDPSRVEVLEKRPRASARVPLTEAQRVVAGGRGLRAPENLKILEELADVLGGAVGVSRAIVDAGWADHAIQVGKSGKTISPALYVVAGVSGAVHHTMGMDTAKVVVAVNADPKAPIFQYADYGIVGDALQVLPALTAELRAVKREA from the coding sequence ATGTCCATCTGGGTGATCTGCGAAGGGCAGGAAGGCGGGTACCGGGCGTCCACGCTGGAGCTCCTCTCCCAGGCGCGCCGCCTGGTCGGTGGAGCCGGGGGGCAGGTGGTGGCGGTGGCCGTGGGCGACGAGGCGGCCGCTGCCCAGGCGCTTCGCGGTGCCGCCCACCGGGTGGTGGCGGTCCAGGGGCCAAACCTCTCGCCCTATGCTGCCGACCCCTGGGTGGGCGCCGTGGCCGGCGTCCTCTCCGCCGGTGCCCCGCGGCTCGTCCTCTTCGCCGAGGGCACCCGGACCCGGGAGCTCCTGCCGCGCCTGGCCGTCCGGCTGGGGGCCTCGGCCCTGACCAACGCCCTCGGGCTGGAGGCGGACGGTGAGGCGTTCCTCCTCACCCGGCCGGCCTTCGGCGGCAAGGCCTACGCCACGGTGCGCTCCGGCGACCGCCTGTGCCTCGCGGCCTTCCGCCCGAACAGCTTCGACGCCGGGGCCGAGCCCGTGGCAGAGACCCAGTTCGAGACGCACCAGGCCTCGCCGGACCCGAGCCGTGTGGAGGTGCTGGAGAAGAGGCCCCGGGCCTCGGCCCGGGTGCCCCTCACCGAGGCCCAGCGGGTGGTGGCCGGCGGGCGGGGTCTGCGGGCGCCGGAGAACCTGAAGATCCTCGAAGAGCTGGCGGACGTCCTAGGGGGCGCGGTGGGGGTGAGCCGGGCCATCGTGGACGCGGGGTGGGCCGACCACGCCATCCAGGTGGGCAAGTCGGGCAAGACCATCTCCCCGGCCCTCTACGTGGTGGCCGGCGTCTCCGGCGCCGTCCACCACACCATGGGCATGGACACGGCCAAGGTGGTGGTCGCCGTCAACGCCGACCCCAAGGCCCCGATCTTCCAGTATGCCGACTACGGCATCGTGGGAGATGCGCTGCAGGTGCTGCCGGCGCTCACGGCGGAACTAAGGGCCGTGAAGCGTGAAGCGTAG
- a CDS encoding acyl-CoA dehydrogenase family protein, translated as MDFRLTDEQEFFRSAVADTVDRLILPRVEEIDQADAIPADLWREFTGLGYLGLRYPEELGGMNADPVTCMLFYEELSRGSVGFAQAVIMNMLMGTHFLYRFGSPGIRERCLLPALRGEKIATMCFTEDQSGSDLAATRTAAKKVDGGWVLTGTKNWITNGPTADFATVLATSDPAKGMKGLSFFLVEKGTPGFQSGQLLHKLGARGPACGELVLEDVFVPDENLLGEEPGKGVVYLGEILNEVRCMTGAMALGMARTAFADGLEYARKRQAFGKPIGEYQLIRAKLADLATEMEAARLMVYWVAWMIGEGMNPRKEAAMAKMFATETCLKVVDEVTRIYGANGFASEYGPQRYFRDARFLLYGGGTHEIIKDFVGREIVRER; from the coding sequence ATGGATTTTCGCCTGACCGACGAGCAGGAGTTCTTCCGCAGCGCCGTGGCCGACACGGTGGACCGCCTCATCCTGCCCCGGGTGGAGGAGATCGACCAGGCGGACGCCATCCCGGCGGACCTGTGGCGGGAATTCACGGGGCTGGGGTACCTGGGGCTGCGCTACCCGGAGGAGCTGGGGGGCATGAATGCCGACCCGGTGACCTGCATGCTTTTCTACGAGGAGCTCTCCCGGGGCTCGGTGGGGTTCGCCCAGGCGGTGATCATGAACATGCTCATGGGCACCCACTTCCTCTACCGGTTCGGAAGCCCGGGGATTCGCGAGCGGTGCCTGCTGCCGGCGCTGCGGGGCGAGAAGATCGCCACCATGTGCTTCACCGAGGACCAGTCGGGCTCGGACCTGGCGGCCACCCGGACCGCGGCGAAGAAGGTGGACGGGGGCTGGGTGCTCACCGGCACCAAGAACTGGATCACCAACGGCCCCACCGCCGACTTCGCCACGGTGCTCGCCACCAGCGACCCGGCCAAGGGCATGAAGGGCCTGAGTTTCTTCCTGGTGGAGAAGGGAACGCCCGGCTTCCAGTCCGGCCAGCTCCTGCACAAGCTCGGCGCCCGGGGGCCGGCCTGCGGCGAGCTCGTGCTCGAAGACGTCTTCGTCCCGGACGAGAACCTGCTCGGCGAGGAGCCGGGCAAGGGGGTGGTGTACCTCGGCGAGATCCTCAACGAGGTGCGCTGCATGACCGGCGCCATGGCCCTCGGGATGGCCCGCACCGCCTTCGCCGATGGCCTTGAGTACGCCCGCAAGCGCCAGGCCTTCGGCAAGCCCATCGGCGAGTACCAGCTGATCCGGGCCAAGCTGGCGGACCTGGCCACCGAGATGGAGGCGGCACGCCTCATGGTGTACTGGGTGGCCTGGATGATCGGCGAGGGGATGAACCCGCGAAAGGAAGCCGCCATGGCCAAGATGTTCGCCACCGAGACCTGCCTCAAGGTGGTGGACGAGGTGACCCGGATCTACGGCGCCAACGGCTTCGCCTCCGAGTACGGCCCCCAGCGCTACTTCCGGGACGCCCGGTTCCTGCTCTACGGAGGCGGCACCCACGAGATCATCAAGGACTTCGTGGGCCGGGAAATCGTGCGGGAACGGTAA
- a CDS encoding methylmalonyl-CoA mutase family protein has product MDVARYTRDKNDRILDVELSSGIHVKPSYGPADLEAVGFDYARDLGEPGEYPFTRNLFAEGYRSREWTTRQYTGFGTPRETNERFKLMIDHGQTGLNVAFDLPTQMGLDSDHPMAEGEVGRVGMAVDSLRDFEVAFDGIDLHKVGAGLTINAVASIMLAMYQAVGEKLGFDRTKISATPQNDILKEVIGRGAWIYALDPAVKLIGDTIEYAIEAMPRTNPVSICGYHIRESGATPAQEMAYAFGIANAYIDEVVRRGYHPDQFVGRFSFNLNIFGNLWEQVAKFRAGRKVWAQNLKEKYGVKDPRNLWLRGLFAGGGSGLTKAEPENNIIRGAYYALAAALSGAQTTALCSFDEAYTIPTPRSALLSLRTCQILMEEVGMRDTVDPLAGSYFVETLTKQMEEKIREEMEDIEARGGMLACVKDGYVQRKVSRQAFEFEAALERGELVKVGVNKYATEGQHEVDLHEYNEAWAEEKLADLRDLRRTRDAAAAAAALKGLEQAAREGKNVMAPLVECCRAYATVGEMADVFRQVYGEFQEPKIF; this is encoded by the coding sequence ATGGACGTCGCCCGCTACACCCGAGACAAGAACGACAGGATCCTCGACGTGGAGCTCTCGTCGGGGATCCACGTGAAGCCGAGCTACGGCCCGGCAGACCTGGAGGCCGTGGGCTTCGACTATGCGAGGGACCTGGGGGAGCCCGGGGAGTACCCCTTCACTCGCAACCTCTTCGCCGAGGGGTACCGGTCGCGGGAGTGGACCACCCGGCAGTACACCGGCTTCGGCACGCCCCGGGAGACCAACGAGCGCTTCAAGCTGATGATCGACCACGGCCAGACCGGGCTGAACGTGGCCTTCGACCTGCCCACCCAGATGGGCCTCGACTCGGACCACCCCATGGCCGAGGGCGAGGTGGGCCGGGTGGGCATGGCCGTGGACAGCCTGCGGGACTTCGAGGTCGCCTTCGACGGCATCGACCTGCACAAGGTGGGCGCCGGGCTCACCATCAACGCCGTGGCCTCGATCATGCTCGCCATGTACCAGGCGGTGGGGGAGAAGCTCGGCTTCGACCGGACGAAGATCTCGGCCACGCCCCAGAACGACATCCTGAAAGAGGTCATCGGCCGGGGCGCGTGGATCTACGCCCTGGACCCGGCGGTGAAGCTGATCGGCGACACCATCGAGTACGCCATCGAGGCCATGCCCCGCACCAACCCCGTGAGCATCTGCGGCTACCACATCCGTGAGTCGGGGGCCACGCCGGCCCAGGAGATGGCCTACGCCTTCGGCATCGCCAACGCCTACATCGACGAGGTGGTGCGCCGGGGCTACCACCCGGACCAGTTCGTGGGCCGCTTCAGCTTCAACCTGAACATCTTCGGCAATCTCTGGGAGCAGGTGGCCAAGTTCCGGGCCGGCCGCAAGGTGTGGGCCCAGAACCTGAAGGAGAAGTACGGGGTGAAGGACCCCCGGAACCTCTGGCTCCGGGGCCTGTTTGCCGGGGGCGGGTCGGGGCTGACCAAGGCCGAGCCCGAGAACAACATCATCCGGGGGGCCTACTACGCCCTGGCCGCGGCCCTCTCGGGGGCCCAGACCACGGCCCTGTGCTCCTTCGACGAGGCCTACACCATCCCCACGCCGCGCTCCGCGCTGCTCTCGCTGCGCACCTGCCAGATCCTGATGGAGGAGGTGGGGATGCGGGACACCGTCGACCCCTTGGCCGGCTCCTACTTCGTCGAGACCCTCACCAAGCAGATGGAGGAGAAGATCCGGGAGGAAATGGAGGACATCGAGGCCCGGGGCGGGATGCTCGCCTGCGTCAAGGACGGGTACGTGCAGCGCAAGGTCTCCCGCCAGGCCTTCGAGTTCGAGGCCGCCCTGGAGCGGGGCGAGCTGGTGAAGGTGGGGGTGAACAAGTACGCCACCGAAGGCCAGCACGAGGTGGACCTCCACGAGTACAACGAGGCCTGGGCCGAGGAGAAGCTCGCCGACCTGCGGGATCTCAGGCGCACCCGGGACGCAGCGGCCGCGGCCGCCGCGCTCAAGGGCCTGGAGCAGGCCGCCCGGGAGGGGAAGAACGTCATGGCCCCCCTCGTGGAGTGCTGCCGCGCCTACGCCACCGTGGGCGAGATGGCGGACGTGTTCCGCCAGGTGTACGGGGAGTTCCAGGAGCCAAAGATTTTCTAA
- a CDS encoding 4Fe-4S dicluster domain-containing protein, whose protein sequence is MDATEKLTKNAIKPDGESHIAIDAEVCRTRCTERYCERVCPATLYEWNAEADRMVVEYAGCLECGTCLVACREDALSWRYPRGGWGVQYRYG, encoded by the coding sequence GTGGACGCAACCGAAAAGCTCACGAAGAACGCCATCAAGCCCGACGGCGAGAGCCACATCGCCATCGACGCGGAGGTGTGCCGCACCCGGTGCACCGAGCGCTACTGCGAGCGGGTCTGCCCGGCGACGCTCTACGAGTGGAACGCCGAGGCGGACCGGATGGTGGTGGAGTACGCCGGGTGTCTGGAGTGCGGCACCTGCCTGGTGGCCTGCCGGGAGGACGCCCTCTCCTGGCGGTATCCCCGGGGCGGGTGGGGGGTGCAGTACCGGTATGGGTAG
- a CDS encoding CoA transferase, with protein sequence MDALRNLTVLSLEQATVLPYLTYRLAQDGVRVIRLEHPQLGDPNRKVGEPFAPGEDAMGSYFLSINAGKEAVTLNLKHPRGQELLKKLIVELEADVFATNQLPKNYGPLGIAYETLAAVKPDLIWLGLTGFGPDSNEAAYDPVLQARGGLMDLTGEAGGSPQVVGIPLPDMGTSEHAYGLLMRALYQRAVTGEGSRIDLAMIDSTVSWLTQPIAMAKSFGKVMTRRGATHEFFAPVSVYPTKDGYVYVALGNDVQWQRLLALPGFEGLNDPAYATNAGRIEDVGRLNGKMAAATRQFATDALLETFRKALIPISKVQDVLEVCEDPAVKPRLLETVDPKTGFRVTLAPPPYMTPYLKAQGQSLSFPPRFGEHNGAVYGGELGLGSEELEGLKAEGVI encoded by the coding sequence ATGGACGCCCTCCGAAACCTCACCGTCCTGAGCCTGGAGCAGGCGACCGTCCTGCCCTACCTCACCTATCGCCTGGCGCAGGACGGCGTGCGGGTGATCCGGCTCGAGCACCCCCAGCTCGGAGACCCCAACCGCAAGGTGGGGGAGCCCTTCGCGCCCGGAGAGGACGCGATGGGGAGCTACTTCCTCTCCATCAACGCCGGCAAGGAGGCGGTGACCCTCAACCTGAAGCACCCCAGAGGCCAGGAACTTTTGAAGAAGTTGATCGTGGAGCTCGAGGCCGATGTCTTCGCCACCAACCAGCTGCCCAAGAACTACGGGCCTTTGGGCATCGCCTACGAGACCCTGGCCGCGGTGAAGCCTGACCTCATCTGGCTCGGGCTCACCGGCTTCGGCCCCGACTCCAACGAGGCGGCCTACGACCCGGTGCTCCAGGCCCGGGGAGGGCTCATGGACCTCACCGGCGAGGCGGGGGGCAGCCCCCAGGTGGTGGGCATTCCGCTGCCGGACATGGGCACGAGCGAGCACGCCTACGGGCTGCTGATGCGGGCCCTCTACCAGCGCGCCGTGACCGGCGAGGGCAGCCGAATCGACCTGGCGATGATCGACTCCACGGTCTCCTGGCTCACCCAACCCATCGCCATGGCCAAGAGCTTCGGCAAGGTGATGACCCGCCGGGGCGCCACCCACGAGTTCTTCGCGCCGGTGAGCGTCTATCCCACGAAGGACGGGTACGTGTACGTGGCCCTGGGCAACGACGTGCAGTGGCAGCGGCTCCTGGCTCTGCCGGGCTTCGAGGGGTTGAACGACCCGGCCTACGCCACCAACGCGGGCCGGATCGAAGACGTGGGACGACTCAACGGGAAGATGGCGGCCGCCACCCGGCAGTTCGCCACCGACGCGCTCCTGGAGACCTTCCGCAAGGCCCTGATCCCCATCTCCAAGGTGCAGGACGTGCTCGAGGTGTGCGAGGACCCGGCGGTCAAGCCCCGGCTCCTGGAGACCGTGGACCCCAAGACCGGCTTCCGGGTCACCCTGGCGCCCCCTCCCTACATGACCCCCTATCTCAAGGCGCAGGGCCAGTCCCTCTCCTTCCCCCCCCGCTTCGGCGAGCACAACGGGGCGGTGTACGGGGGCGAACTGGGACTGGGCTCCGAAGAGCTGGAGGGGTTGAAGGCGGAGGGGGTGATTTGA
- a CDS encoding FAD-dependent oxidoreductase codes for MKLDAVVVGAGLAGLAAAETLADAGLQVVVLERGDAPGAKNVTGGRLYVESVRDLFPEWWAEAPLERPVTHEAWTLLDEGRSLRLDFQDEGLGGELPQSHTVLRARFDAWLGDRVGQKGAFVIPQKPVAQLLWEGEAVAGVKVDGEEIPAHAVIACDGLLSFVGQAAGLRGRPAPKTVAVGVKEVLGLPSGTIEDRFQLDPGEGAAELFVGSVTRGLLGGGFCYTNQESLSLGLVVGVGDLMEKGGQEKVPELFEAFKAHPRVRSLTRGSELLEYSAHLIPEGGLGAVPSLVRDGLCLAGDAAGLALNMGYTVRGMEFALASGRFAAEAVIEARQKEDCSAAGLAGYPRRLKESFVWQYLEAYREMPRLLENPALFDRYPREVCRLLGGLVRLEQGRPGKLSTRVWEFLRRNVLNWTDLRALAGWRKI; via the coding sequence GTGAAGCTGGACGCCGTCGTCGTGGGCGCGGGTCTGGCGGGGCTGGCCGCGGCCGAGACCCTGGCGGACGCGGGGCTCCAGGTGGTGGTCCTGGAGCGGGGCGACGCGCCGGGGGCGAAGAACGTCACCGGCGGCCGGCTCTATGTGGAGAGCGTGCGCGATCTCTTCCCCGAGTGGTGGGCCGAGGCCCCCCTGGAGCGTCCGGTGACCCACGAGGCCTGGACCCTCCTGGACGAGGGCCGAAGCCTTCGGCTCGACTTCCAGGACGAGGGCCTGGGCGGAGAACTGCCCCAGAGCCACACGGTGCTCCGGGCCAGGTTCGACGCCTGGCTCGGCGATCGGGTGGGCCAGAAGGGGGCCTTCGTCATCCCCCAGAAGCCCGTGGCCCAGCTCCTCTGGGAAGGCGAGGCCGTGGCCGGGGTCAAGGTGGACGGGGAGGAGATCCCGGCCCACGCGGTGATCGCCTGCGACGGGCTCCTCTCCTTTGTGGGCCAGGCAGCCGGGCTCCGGGGCCGGCCCGCGCCGAAGACCGTGGCCGTGGGGGTGAAGGAGGTCCTGGGGCTGCCGTCGGGCACCATCGAGGACCGCTTCCAGCTCGACCCCGGCGAGGGGGCAGCCGAGCTCTTCGTGGGCTCGGTGACCCGGGGGCTCCTGGGCGGCGGGTTCTGCTACACCAATCAGGAGTCCCTCTCCCTGGGGCTGGTGGTCGGGGTCGGCGACCTGATGGAGAAGGGCGGGCAGGAGAAGGTGCCGGAGCTCTTCGAGGCCTTCAAGGCCCACCCCCGGGTCCGGAGCCTCACGCGGGGGTCCGAGCTCCTGGAGTACTCGGCGCACCTGATCCCCGAGGGGGGGCTCGGTGCGGTGCCGTCCCTCGTGCGCGACGGCCTGTGTCTCGCCGGCGACGCCGCCGGCCTGGCCCTGAACATGGGCTACACCGTGCGCGGCATGGAGTTCGCCCTGGCCAGCGGGAGGTTCGCGGCCGAAGCGGTGATCGAGGCCCGCCAGAAAGAGGACTGCTCGGCCGCGGGGCTTGCCGGCTACCCCCGGCGCCTCAAGGAGAGCTTCGTCTGGCAGTACCTGGAGGCGTACCGGGAGATGCCCCGGCTCCTGGAGAACCCGGCCCTCTTCGACCGCTACCCTCGGGAGGTCTGCCGGCTGCTCGGAGGTCTCGTGCGGCTGGAACAGGGGCGACCGGGCAAGCTCTCGACCAGGGTCTGGGAGTTCCTGCGCCGCAACGTGCTCAACTGGACGGACCTCAGGGCCCTGGCGGGCTGGCGGAAGATCTGA
- a CDS encoding hydantoinase/oxoprolinase family protein, which produces MYKIGIDVGGTFTDFLLAEEDGTSHIYKVLSTPSDPSIATIQGIEEMARDRGLTTEEFLEEVSTIVHGTTVTTNATLTHRGAKTGLLTTRGVRDALEMRRGIREEQYNNRYENVRPVVERYLRLPVDERLDYRGAVLTPLDEGSVRSGIEAFRREGVEAVAICFMNSFANPAHEARAAELVRQALPGAFLSVSTEVAPAIRFYDRVSTACLNAYVGPVLERYLRSLVRRLEGLRYQGVLLIMASNGGVISPEAAIAKPAMTLLSGPAGGPVAGLAFSAGQGHQDCITCDMGGTSFDVALVKDGKPLTTTEGDIDRLRISLPMLNVVTIGAGGGSIGWIDEGGLLRMGPQSAGADPGPACYGRGGALPTCSDADLLLGYLDADFFAGGRLKLDAKAAEAAIQEHIARPLGYDVAQAAAGMYEVINVSMAAAVREIAVKNGYDPRDFPLVTAGGAGPNHACMIALELGIPVVLIPRESSIFCAAGMLRSDLKHDFVRTYPGRLDRMDREQFQSLFREMREEGVRLLRSEGIGEDRVSCHLTVDLRYVRQYHEVGVELTWEEAEICDPAAIAAKFHPQHDALYGYSLADKGTPVELINLRLSAVGRTEKPSLVPEPRADADPSAAFKGVRRAYLPRERRFTDVDIFDGMKLQHGNRLEGPAIIEQVNTTTFVTPEFHVAVDRYGTYTLYLREKEQEVLGRVLKS; this is translated from the coding sequence ATGTACAAGATCGGCATCGACGTGGGCGGGACCTTTACCGACTTCCTCCTCGCCGAGGAGGACGGGACGAGCCACATCTACAAGGTGCTCTCCACCCCCTCGGACCCTTCCATCGCCACGATCCAGGGCATCGAGGAGATGGCCCGGGACCGGGGGCTCACCACCGAGGAGTTTCTGGAGGAGGTGAGTACCATCGTCCACGGAACGACGGTCACCACCAACGCCACCCTGACCCACCGGGGGGCGAAGACCGGGCTCCTCACCACCCGGGGTGTCCGGGACGCCCTGGAGATGCGCCGGGGCATCCGGGAGGAGCAGTACAACAACCGCTACGAGAACGTGCGGCCCGTGGTGGAGCGCTACCTGCGGCTTCCGGTGGACGAGCGCCTGGACTACCGCGGGGCGGTCCTCACGCCCCTGGACGAGGGCTCGGTCCGGTCCGGCATCGAGGCCTTCCGGCGGGAGGGCGTCGAGGCGGTGGCCATCTGCTTCATGAACTCCTTCGCCAATCCGGCCCACGAGGCCCGGGCCGCCGAACTCGTGCGGCAGGCCCTGCCCGGCGCCTTCCTCTCGGTCTCCACCGAGGTCGCCCCGGCCATCCGCTTCTACGACCGGGTCTCCACCGCCTGTCTCAACGCCTACGTGGGGCCGGTGCTCGAGCGTTACCTGCGCAGCCTCGTGCGCCGGCTCGAGGGACTTCGGTACCAGGGGGTGCTCCTCATCATGGCCTCCAACGGCGGCGTCATCTCCCCCGAGGCGGCCATCGCCAAGCCGGCAATGACGCTGCTGTCCGGCCCGGCCGGGGGGCCCGTGGCCGGGCTCGCCTTCTCCGCGGGTCAGGGCCACCAGGACTGCATCACCTGCGACATGGGGGGCACGAGCTTCGACGTGGCCCTGGTCAAGGACGGCAAGCCCCTCACCACCACCGAGGGCGACATCGACCGACTTCGGATCAGCCTGCCCATGCTCAACGTGGTGACCATCGGCGCCGGGGGCGGCTCCATCGGCTGGATCGACGAGGGAGGGCTCCTGCGCATGGGCCCCCAGAGCGCCGGCGCCGACCCGGGCCCGGCCTGCTACGGCCGGGGCGGCGCGCTCCCCACCTGCTCCGACGCGGACCTCCTTCTCGGGTACCTGGACGCCGACTTCTTCGCCGGCGGGCGCTTGAAGCTCGACGCCAAGGCCGCCGAGGCGGCCATCCAGGAGCACATCGCCCGGCCCCTGGGGTACGACGTGGCCCAGGCCGCGGCGGGCATGTACGAGGTGATCAACGTCTCCATGGCCGCCGCGGTGCGGGAGATCGCGGTCAAGAACGGCTACGACCCCCGGGACTTCCCTCTGGTCACGGCGGGGGGCGCCGGCCCCAATCACGCCTGCATGATCGCGCTGGAGCTCGGCATCCCGGTGGTGCTGATCCCCCGGGAGTCGTCGATCTTCTGCGCCGCCGGGATGCTCCGCTCGGACTTGAAGCACGACTTCGTGCGCACCTACCCGGGGCGGCTCGACCGGATGGACCGGGAGCAGTTTCAGTCCCTCTTCCGGGAGATGCGCGAGGAGGGCGTGCGGCTGCTGCGCAGCGAGGGGATCGGCGAGGACCGGGTCTCCTGCCACCTCACCGTGGACCTGCGCTACGTGCGCCAGTACCACGAGGTGGGGGTCGAGCTCACCTGGGAGGAGGCGGAGATCTGCGACCCGGCGGCCATCGCCGCCAAGTTCCATCCCCAGCACGACGCCCTCTACGGCTACTCCCTGGCGGACAAGGGAACCCCGGTGGAGCTCATCAACCTGCGGCTCTCGGCCGTGGGGCGCACCGAGAAGCCGAGCCTGGTGCCCGAGCCCCGGGCCGACGCCGACCCCTCGGCGGCCTTCAAGGGTGTGCGCCGGGCGTACCTGCCCCGGGAGAGGCGCTTCACCGACGTGGACATCTTCGACGGGATGAAGCTCCAGCACGGCAATCGCCTGGAGGGCCCGGCCATCATCGAGCAGGTGAACACCACCACCTTCGTCACCCCCGAGTTCCACGTGGCCGTGGACCGGTACGGCACCTACACCCTGTACCTGCGCGAGAAGGAGCAGGAAGTGCTGGGCAGGGTGCTGAAGAGCTGA
- a CDS encoding cobalamin B12-binding domain-containing protein, protein MIRRIKVLVAKPGLDGHDRGAKVVAHALKEAGMEVVYTGLHQSVEAVVQAAVQEDADVIGLSILTGGHLAICRKLRKLLAEKGAADKLVCVGGVIPSRDFEALRALGVKGIFPGGTPLRETIEFIRENVGRTGA, encoded by the coding sequence TTGATCAGAAGAATCAAGGTTCTCGTGGCCAAGCCGGGGCTGGACGGGCACGACCGGGGGGCGAAGGTCGTGGCCCACGCCCTCAAGGAGGCCGGCATGGAGGTGGTCTACACCGGGCTCCACCAGAGCGTGGAGGCGGTGGTGCAGGCCGCCGTGCAGGAGGACGCGGACGTGATCGGCCTCTCCATCCTGACCGGCGGCCACCTCGCCATCTGCCGCAAGCTCAGGAAGCTCCTTGCGGAGAAGGGGGCGGCGGACAAGCTCGTGTGCGTGGGCGGGGTGATCCCGAGCCGCGACTTCGAGGCCCTGCGGGCCCTGGGGGTGAAGGGCATCTTCCCCGGCGGCACGCCGCTCCGGGAGACCATCGAGTTCATTCGGGAGAACGTGGGGCGCACCGGAGCGTAG
- a CDS encoding electron transfer flavoprotein subunit beta/FixA family protein: MKIAVLVKEVPDLEALVKVAEGGKSVEVEKKRCLNFFDEIAVEAALRVKQAAGGSVYAVSAGAGTGLDAARRALAMGADAAFLVDDPALAGADPLTVARALAGVCRREGFDLVLAGRQATDGEAGLVGPMVSELLGVPCATGVTELAVQSGAARVTRETDRGAEVLRVPLPALLTAEKGLCEPRVPQVMGLMKAMKAQVPKATLAELGVEAAPALAVQSYRGPAKRAPVKMVEGEPAVAAAQLVKLLREEAKVL; encoded by the coding sequence ATGAAGATCGCAGTGCTCGTGAAGGAAGTTCCCGACCTGGAGGCCCTGGTGAAGGTGGCCGAGGGGGGAAAATCGGTGGAGGTGGAGAAGAAGCGCTGCCTCAACTTCTTCGACGAGATCGCGGTGGAGGCGGCCCTGCGGGTCAAACAGGCGGCCGGAGGCTCGGTGTACGCCGTCTCGGCCGGTGCGGGCACGGGGCTCGACGCGGCGCGGCGGGCCCTGGCCATGGGGGCGGACGCCGCGTTCCTGGTGGACGACCCGGCCCTGGCCGGGGCCGACCCCCTCACCGTGGCCCGGGCCCTGGCGGGGGTGTGCCGGCGGGAGGGCTTCGACCTGGTGCTGGCGGGCCGGCAGGCCACCGACGGCGAGGCCGGGCTGGTGGGGCCCATGGTGTCCGAGCTCCTGGGGGTGCCCTGCGCCACCGGCGTGACGGAGCTTGCGGTGCAGTCGGGCGCCGCCCGGGTGACCCGGGAGACCGACCGGGGGGCGGAGGTCCTGCGGGTACCCCTCCCCGCGCTCCTCACCGCCGAGAAGGGCCTGTGCGAGCCCCGGGTTCCCCAGGTGATGGGGCTCATGAAGGCCATGAAGGCCCAGGTGCCGAAGGCGACCCTGGCCGAGCTCGGGGTCGAGGCGGCGCCGGCTCTGGCGGTCCAGTCCTACCGCGGCCCGGCCAAGCGGGCGCCGGTGAAGATGGTGGAGGGCGAGCCCGCCGTTGCCGCGGCGCAGTTGGTGAAGCTCCTCAGGGAAGAGGCGAAGGTGCTGTGA